A window of Ascochyta rabiei chromosome 6, complete sequence genomic DNA:
GTCTTGTGGCCTTCGACAATGCGTTGGCCATCTTGCATACCTTTCCCTCGCTGTTCCCTAACCCATCGCCTCAACTGCCGTCGCCGCTGGCTCTCATGCAGGCTCTCTTCAAGTCTCCGAAGGCGTACGACCAGGCGCGTCTCGAAGGTCTCAGAGAGGCTGTAGGTCGATTGAAGCGCAAGAGTAGAAGTTTTTACCTCGCATCATCAACCTTCCAAGGTCTACTCCGCACCGATCTACTGCTGTTATACTCCTTTTGTCGTGTGTCTGATGACTTGGTGGATAACGCTGATACGGCTGAAGAAGCAAGGGATTGGATTGCGCATCTGAACAAGTTCCTGGACCTTGCGTATAGTGGGCCGAGATCCAGACCCGCGCTCATTAAGCTGGTTTACGAGCAATTCCCTGCTGATACACGCTCTGCCCTCGTACAACTGCCCACAGACAAGCTATCGCGCCAGCCATTGCAGGATCTGTTACTTGGCTTCGATATGGACCTGGCTTTTGACACAGCAGCACCTCCCATTTCAAACGAGGCTGATCTCAAACTGTACTCGGAAAGGGTTGCAGGTACGGTTGCTCAAATGTGCATCGAGCTAATTTTTCGCACGTATCAAAGTACGTTGAGCAAAGAACAGCAGCGCAAAGTAGAGCACGCAGGAAATCTAATGGGCGTTGCTCTTCAGTACGTCAACATCGCACGAGATATTGCTGTAGATGCAAAAATCGGTCGCGTGTACCTTCCAACCACATGGCTAGCAGAGGTAGGCTTGACTCAGGAGCAAGTTCTCAAAGAGCCCTCAGGGCCACGGATAGAAAGCATACGCAACCGCCTTCTGGACAAGGCCTTCAAGCTGTACAATGGCTCTAAGCATTCGATCGAGCAGCTACCCTCTGAAGCTGCTGGTCCAATCAGGGTAGCTGTTGAAAGCTACATGGAGATTGGGAGAACATTGCGACAAGAAGGCTACGTTGTCAAGGCTGGGCGCGCAACTGTGCCACGATGGAGAAGGTTGCTCGTAGCCTGGCAGACATTGAACCAGACCAGCAAATCCCGGTGTGGGCCATAGCCGCTGGTTTGGCGTATAACCATGAGCTTAGTAGAAAGACGATGTTTCTTCGCCAAAACAGTCACCTCCGGAATGCGTGATGCTTGTGGTTGTGGATCTTGTGAACGTCTAGTGTCCGTGAGTGGGGCCGAGGGCGTTAGCGCGCATCTCCTAAACCAGTATCGATCTCACCTGCGCAACAACACCAAGACATGCTCTTTGCACGTGGGCGGCAAGATGGAGTCTAACCGACTTCTGGATCCGGTAGATGCATTCTTCAAGCCATCGGGCTCTGgtaggagaagaagagacAGGACGCGCAGCACCAGTCGCAGATCGAAGAGCCACTACAAGAAGTTGCTCTGGTTCAAGCAACCGTGTCAGTGCAGTCGACGTGTTGAGCTGGTGTGAGTATGGCTGAACTGACGCCAACAGTCCCTGATAACTACACGGACGAGAAGACGTTTCTTGATCACCTGCAGCGCAATCCGCGGCTGCAGCCGTATGATTTCTGGTCGCTCATGGCGGACACGACGATAATTGTGCAGCATCTTGCCTCGGTCGCCATCTTCTGCTGCTGTTTTGTCGGCATCATCCAAGGAAACGTCTCGCCTCTGTCCGTAGTAGGCTGGGCGACGCTTTGCACGGTGTTGGCCTGGATTTTGTGGGATCACTGGCAGGGACAAGAGCTGGAAGCAGCTGATGACAAGCACGAAAAGCCGCCGGACGGGGGCGAGGCAACTGAGGCGCATTCGGACTCGGTGCCGTCTCCGCCATCTCGGTATCAGCAGCGGGTGTCGACGGTCAAGTCGGCGGTGTTGATCTACGCTGCTTTGCTAGGGCTCAGCCCGATTCTCAAATCGTTGACCAAGTCGACGACGAGCGATTCGATCTGGGCTATCAGCACATGGCTGCTCATGATGAATGTCGTATTCTTCGACTACAGCAGCGGGCCCGGGGCACAGTAAGACGCGTGGCTTGGAAAGTTGGAAATGCACGCTGACATTGCTAACAGACTCCCTGCATCTATCTCGACGAACTCGGCCATGATGGCTTCTACTGTGCTTGCATCTCGCCTGCCATCGACCACACATGTGTTTTCTCTAACCCTTTTTTCCATCGAGGTCTTCGGCCTCTTCCCCATCTTTCGCCGCGAACTGCAAGCTCGCTCATGGCGAGGTCATCTCAGCCTCACGATTGTGCTGGTCACAGCTGCTTGGGGTGGCGTGTTCGTCACTCTGACGGGAGGTGGAAAGGGCGCTTTCATCGCGGGCGTGGTGCTTGGAAGCTTGCTCACTTTCCTCGCGTTGGGCATCTGTAGCTGGTGGCTTATCGGCTTGCAGAAGTACAAGAATGAGATTCATGGTCCCTGGGACCCGGCGAGACCCATCATTCGGCGGCGCTGGGATTGAGCCCCTTTGTGGTAGGGTCGGTAACGTCTGAATCTCGGTTCTCGTAGCCAAACCAGGTGCAAGAACCGTTCTCGGGCCAAGGATGCGTGTGGCTTCTTCTTACAGACGGGCCGTACCAGTAGGGATCGAGGTGCTCGAGCAGATGAGACATGGAGACGACCTCCAGCTCCAGTTTGCCGTCTTGACGCGCCCATCTCACAATCTTCGACTCGTTTGCCGCTCCGACAGCGGACCACATGCGGGGGACCAGATCGTCGAAGCCAACATCATCACCTCCAACGAAGTGGAGTGGCGAAAAGGGAGCTCGCTTGGCCATGGCGGTGCCTTTGCTTGCTCCCTTGACGACCACTCGCTCGAGGCCCTCGACTTTCGACAACATGTTCCTGAGCTGATTCCAAAGCTCTGCCCTTTTCATGGCAATCTTGGGCCATGATTCAAAGTTCAGACGGAGACACTTCAGTCCAGGAGCATCCACATGCAAAGAGCCCAAAGCCTTGTCCCATTGGCCGTTTCCCCAGGCGAGGTAGTGTAGCCACTCCCGGGCGAGGCCGGGGTGGTTGGCTTGCATACTCTGCGCGTCGATTTCGATATCGTAGATGCAGGCGCTGTGGACAGGGTCGAGGGACCTCAGGAATGTGCTCGCGCCGTCGACAGTGCGGAAGCGGAAGGTGTTCTGCGTGAACAGGGATCGACGGTCCGTCTCGTGGTAGAGTGTGCGGCACGTCTGCAACAGATTCACGCCCATCCTGCGGGCGACATGACCGTTGGCAGGGCTTTTGTTCGGGCTTGGGTCGACGACGGCGCCATCGGTGGTAAAGCACAGGTTGAAGATGAGGCTCTTGATTTCTTGCGGCAGTTGTACCAGCCGGGATTGCGTCTGGAGGTTGTTTGGATAGGCAACTGTGGAGGACGACATGGCGGAGGAATGATCAGGCAAACAGACAAGCAAGCGACAGGTTGGGCGGTGTCTTTATCCATATGGAGGCCATTGACTCAGGTGCAAGGAGACAGCCTGATAGGCGTGTTCAGCCGCATCACTTCACCATGCAACGTGCGCCATGGCGTCGCCTGGTGGACCGAGGCCGGGCGAGAGCGCGGGGCACGAGTGGCCAGAAGCGAGCAGACGCGCACGCTGGCGTCGAGGAAGCTGCCCATCTGCCAGCCCATTGTTGGGACCATGAGCCATTGCAGCCGTGTTTTGGAGCCAGAAGGAAAAACGATGCCGAGTTGGAGGGTCGGGGCGGTGAATGGCCGCGCCGGACGGACCGGCTACCCCTGTCACCTGTCAGCGAGATTTGCCGATACTTGTGGGCCTGAGGCTCAACACGCGCCGGCGGATCGACAGGGCAAGCGTGACGTGTGGGCCGGGCTCTGGCAGGCTCACCGCCCTCGACCACGGTTAGAGCCTCACGGACGGGCACAAGCGAGCTGGAGGAGCTGAAGGCCCCGCTGTCGCGCTACTCCGCAGTCATGGGGTCCAGGCGTCGTCCCGTGCACGCAGACTGAGGACGGGCGCAGGGTGGCAGGCAGCAGCCTCTCTCTCCATTGTCCAACACCGACCAGCCGCCCTCCAGCCCCATGTCGCTGCGCCCAGACGACAGGTCGCGACGGTCGCGCTCCAAGTCGCCCGGCCGTGCAGGGGAGCGCAACCGCAGTCGCAGCCGCAGTCGCAGCCGCAGTCGCAGCCGCAGTCGCAGCCATGTGCGCGAGGCATCTGgatctgcgtctgcgtctgcgtctgcgtctgcacCTGGGCCGGGTCAGCATTACAGCGCAGCTGAATATGCACCAATGGAAGCCCACGGTGCGCAGTACGAAACCAGGCAGCCACTCGTGCATCCGACGTGAGTACTCCGCGAGGCGTCGAGCTTGGGGCGTCGAGCTTGGGGCGTCGTGCTTGGGGCATCGTGCTTGGTGCTGGGAGCTTCACGACTCGAGCACCACGTCCTGAGCACCACGTCCTGAGCTCCACGCCCTGAGCTCCACGCCTCCCGCTTCACGCTCGCCCAGGCCCCGCGCAACCACATACTGAGACAATGGCCGGCAGGACCGTGAACGAGCCCATCACCATGGGCAACTACGCCGACCTGCCCCCCGACCAGCGCCCGGCCTACATGCGGCACGCCCAGGCCGCCGCCCACTACCAGCAGCCCATCGCCTACGCCCAGGCCGGCAACGTCCAGTACACGCCCACGTCCCATGCTGGACAGCCGTTTGCATACACGACCACGCCCACGTCACATGCTGGGCAGCCGTTTGCATACACGACCGCGCCCACGCGCGACCCTGCTGCGAGCTTCCAGTA
This region includes:
- a CDS encoding D-stereospecific aminopeptidase; the encoded protein is MESNRLLDPVDAFFKPSGSGRRRRDRTRSTSRRSKSHYKKLLWFKQPFPDNYTDEKTFLDHLQRNPRLQPYDFWSLMADTTIIVQHLASVAIFCCCFVGIIQGNVSPLSVVGWATLCTVLAWILWDHWQGQELEAADDKHEKPPDGGEATEAHSDSVPSPPSRYQQRVSTVKSAVLIYAALLGLSPILKSLTKSTTSDSIWAISTWLLMMNVVFFDYSSGPGAQ